The following is a genomic window from Thalassoglobus sp. JC818.
TCCTCATCAAAACCATCGGCGGTGCTTGCGGGCTGGGAGCCGGAATCCTGGTCGGGAATCAGATCTTCGCCGATCCGACACGAATCGCATCAAAGGTCGCAGAAACCCCATCTTCTCATCCGCTGGCCCCAGCCCTGCAGATGGGAACCAAAGCCCTCGAGTCGCTCGATGGAGTCAAAGACTACACAGCCGATTTCGCAAAACGCGAGCTGATTGGCCGAAAGCTCCTCGACTCGCAGATCAAACTCAAACTCAGAGAAGACCCCTTCAGCGTCTATCTCAAAATCTTGAAACCGGTCGCAGGCCGAGAAGCTTTGTATGTCGCTGGTCAGCATGATGGGAAAATGAAGGCCCACGACGTCGGTTTCGCCGGGCTGGCCGGAACGCTTTCACTCGACGTCAACGGCAGTTTCGCGATGTCGGAAAACCGCTACCCCATCACGATGGCGGGAATGAAAACGATGGCTTCCAAAGTTCTCGAACAGTGGTTGAACGACCTTCAGTACACAGACCTCGACGTCAACTACTATCCGAATGCCCGTATCGGACAAACCTCTTGCAAAGCCATCGAGACGATCCATCGGCAGCACCCGAAAGACGTCAAATTCCAGATGACTCGACTCTACGTCGAGCAGGAACGAGGACTGCCAATCCGCGTCCAACAATACGAATTCCCCGGAATTCGCCAGACAAATCCAGTCCTTGCTGAAGACTACCTCTACAGCAACATCAAACTGAACGCCGGGCTGACCGACAAAGACTTCAGCCTGACCAATCCGGAATACAATTTCTAGAGCCTCAGCATTGAAGGCTTGATTGCAATTGGCACGCAGCCATTCGCACTCGCGACACTAACATCAAAAAAGACCTGCCCGAAGTTTTTCGAGCAGGTCTCTTGTATTTCACAGATTGAACGCAGCAGTTGTTCTCGTCTTGGATCAAGTCGATTCTGAAAGGCCGAGAGCGACCAAGAGCGGTCTAATCGTCGTCGTCGTCATCACTGTCGTCGTCGCTGTCATCATCGAAGTCGTCATCGTCATCACTGTCGTCGTCGCTCATTTCGACGTCGTCTTCTGTGGTTTCGACGACTTCATCTTCGATTTCATCGACCTCATCATCTTCAACGACTTCTGAAACCGAATCGGACAGACTCGCTTTGATGGGCTGAATGAAATAAAGCTTCTTGGTGCTTCGATTTCGCAGAGCTTCCAGCTTCTCCTCAGCTTTATCCCGCTGATCGTACGCAAAACGCCCCTCTTCTTTGAGCGTTCCGCTGAACACGCCCCAGAAAATCTTCTTTCGCTCGACCGTTTTCGCTTTTCGCTTGCGAGTGGTCGTTTTCTTGCGAGTCGCACGCTTCGCTTTGGTTGCCGTCTTTTTAGCTGTTTTTCCCAGCTTCTCGGCTGCTTCCGCTTCGATTCGTTTTTGGAGGCGTCTGGAGGCCATAGTTGTTCCGGAGAGTTGGTTGGACCACGGGAGATGCCAATTCCGCACCTTTACCGCAGTCAAGTCTGAACTTTTGCGAATCGCGAAGTGTCCCAAGTCGACATCAGGATGTCAATTGAGGGAATTATCGAGTTCCCAAAATGGTCTGACAAAATTGAAACTGGTTTGTTGACGATTTGTGAAGTGGCAATTACATTACCGCTCCAACTCAGCGAGGGGCCGTAGCTCAATTGGTTAGAGTGTCGGACTGTCGATCCGAAGGTTGCGGGTTCAAGTCCCGTCGGCCTCGCTACAAGAGCCGCAAGTTCCAAACTCAACGGAATTTGCGGCTCTTCTTCTTTGACGCCTCTCTCTTCGCGTCCGCGGCTCCAAGCACAACGCTCAATGCCTCCGCGACGACACTTCGGGACTACTCCAACCCGGAACCCTTCCCCTCGAAGACGTCGGCAAGCTGTGAAAAGCTCAGCACCAGCCACAGCACACGACATCTCCCAGCCTCGCTCGGATTCCGGTAGAATCCCAAACTCTTCCAAGCTGGACCGAGAACACTCCTGACCTTTTGCGATGAGCCGCTTTGAGCGAAGAGACTTCGCATTCGCCGACAACTTTGAAAGACGACCAATGATCGACCGCATCATTCCACCGCTCGTGGTGGCCTTCACGTTGACACAAGCGACAGTGCAGGCCGAAGTGCCGTTTCTCTCCGCAGATGAACTCAAGAGCGACTCATCGCACATCGTCGTCGGCAAAGTCCAAGCAGTCTACTCAACGAGCGAAGAACGAAAGAACTGGCAAGAGACATCCTCTGTTGCCGAGATCATGGTCTCTGCCGTCGAGAAAGGACATGACATCAACGTCGGCGATACCGTCTATGCCCACTATTGGAACAAGAAGTGGATCGGCGACGGAGAGCCAGAACCACATTCCGGCGGACATCGCAGCGTCAGCAAAGGTGAAGTCGTCCGAGCACATCTCGAACTCAAGAATGGAACTTACGAAGTCCTGCTGCCAAATGGTTTCGTCTCAGTGAAGCCCGACGAAGAAACTGCCAACGCAACCGCTGACAAAGCTGCTGCCGACGACCTCGCTGCCATTCAAGGGAAGTGGGTTCGCACTGTTGAAACGAATCGAGGCACGTTTCAAATCTTGAAGGTGCACAACGGAAACACGACAACACTCACAATCACCGACTCCAACGGACGAGTGATCGAAGAGAAAAAATCGGAGTTCCGCCTCGAAAGGACAGACAACGTCCACATCTTTACATTCTTCAACAACGCCTTCACAGCGGGCCCTAGCAAAGGCCGCTCCGACAATGCACCACAATCATACATCTACCGAGTCACAAACGATTCATTCATCGAAGTCCGCGGAATCATGATCGGCGACAACTCCCCACTCTCCGCATTCACCTGGAAGCGATTGAAAGAGTAAGCTTAGTTGCCCCTCGAAGGCATGACTGGGCATGACAAACAAGCAGCCACGCTGATTGCGCCCGGCGTCGTGACTCCGGCGCGAAGCACTGCTATTCCTCACTCTCACTATTCTGTGGAGCGACAAAGAACAGAAAGACGTAGGCATCGTCTTCGATCACTACGGGCAACGTCGTCGAACTGCTCCCCGAATCATCGTTTGAGCGCGTGTCAATCGCGAGCATCGAAACAATTTCTTGACCTGGATATCGAAAGGTGGCTGCTTCTGACGGCGGTTCGAATGTGTGATTCGTAACATGTGACTCTCCAGCCCTCAGCGTCCCAAGCCCAGTCTCAACGAAGCTTTGCCGAATCTTATCGCTGACATCACCACGAAACACAGCCATTTGTTCCATGGCAATGATGTCACCGCGATCGAACGCGATTTGGTACGCCGTTGCGAGATCTTCTTTGCTCTTCGCAGGAAGCAGTGAGCGTGCATCGTCCGCCACGATCTTGCGTTTCTCGGCCTGTTCAGCGTCACTCTTCGCGTTAACTCGCTCCAGCATCTCTTTACGCTTAGTGCTAAACGAGTCTTCAGCCGACTGCTGATCACAACCAGTAAACATTAAGAGCAGACAGATTAACCGATAACATTTGCGAAAACGCGATTGCGATGAAGTCATTTCATTCAACCAGTTTGAGCGATCGTTTGGTCCTAAGCGGAAAGATAGACTTGCTATCTCCCCAAAGCTGAACCGAGGGTATTCCCAACAACACTGGCAGTCAAACCCGAGCCAGAACTCTCGAAATCGTTGCATAGCTGCACAGCCAGATATAGCTCGCTCACTCAGTCTTTGATTTGTGATCAACAATAGACTTCGACGAAAGAATTATTCGACCGATTTGTGACTCAAAGCTGTTGCGGTAAATTGGTTCATTGGGAACGATAAACGAAAACTGGGCTGGTGTCGAAGCTGCAACTTCTTCGAGCGAGACACCGAACTTAACTTTGACGCGCTTTAGACATTGCTCCGATTCACTCGGCCAGTCGAATTGACTGGAGTACTCAATCCCATCCAAGTCAGCCAGCGATTGTGGCCATGCCTCATGGGTATAAACATACTCCAGAATCACTGAAGTAACCGCATGAGATGCAAGCAAGTTCAGCGTCGCTTCTTTTTGAACTTTCAAGCTGTACGTAATGAACCCGGCAATCGACGCGACGACCAGCAAACCGACAACTAAGAAGAAACGCCTCACTTGACCTCCAATCTTACAGGGACGAGTGCCACACCCTCACTCACATAGGCAAGCTGTAACCGATCCTTCAAAGTCGAGTCGATATTGTCCTGCCGAGTCGCGACACGACAGCTACTCCCGTAACGCCACCCGACGCAGTATTCTTCCAGGCTCGAAGACCACCGAAAAGGCCTCTCGGAAACTGTGGGTGACATGCCTCAAAACAAGGCAGTAGGGAAAGCAGTACGAGACTGAGTCGAACACTGATACATGTTCACACTGCTTCGTGATGAGCGCGTGGTACCCGGCTCCCGTTCACTGCATGGTCATTGGCGTTTCTTCGCTTCAGCCGCATCAAAAGTATCAATCCAGCAGTACAGACACCGAGACTGTCGATTAAGACATCGTAAACGGTGCCAAAACGATCTGGGATGAACGATTGATGCCATTCATCCGATGCCGCGAACGCGATGCAAAAGAGCATTGACCCGATGATTGTCCCAGGTGTCAGCTTGCCGCACCACCGTTTCAGCGACGCTGTCAGGATAACCATCAGAATCGCGAATTCAGCAAAGTGCCAGCCTTTGACAATTGCAAACCAGGAAACACCCCAAAACAGGGCGAACCGTTCCATCGATTCCTGTCCCGCACCGGTAATCGTGGCAACCAATGTGAAAAACTCATTGGGCCGAATCACCGTGCATGATGTTCCAAAGATCAATGCGAGCCACATGCAAAACAGAAGCGGAAACAGCCAATGACGTTTCCGGAGGACCGGCGGACGAACTTCTTCGCCTACTTGATTTTGAGCAATGTCGATTCTCCTCGAGCAAAGAACGTTTACGTTAACCGGGCATGTCCATCGAAACCGAGTTGA
Proteins encoded in this region:
- a CDS encoding VanZ family protein, encoding MWLALIFGTSCTVIRPNEFFTLVATITGAGQESMERFALFWGVSWFAIVKGWHFAEFAILMVILTASLKRWCGKLTPGTIIGSMLFCIAFAASDEWHQSFIPDRFGTVYDVLIDSLGVCTAGLILLMRLKRRNANDHAVNGSRVPRAHHEAV
- a CDS encoding DUF1571 domain-containing protein, whose translation is MTGNNSNDRRAFLIKTIGGACGLGAGILVGNQIFADPTRIASKVAETPSSHPLAPALQMGTKALESLDGVKDYTADFAKRELIGRKLLDSQIKLKLREDPFSVYLKILKPVAGREALYVAGQHDGKMKAHDVGFAGLAGTLSLDVNGSFAMSENRYPITMAGMKTMASKVLEQWLNDLQYTDLDVNYYPNARIGQTSCKAIETIHRQHPKDVKFQMTRLYVEQERGLPIRVQQYEFPGIRQTNPVLAEDYLYSNIKLNAGLTDKDFSLTNPEYNF